The proteins below come from a single Garra rufa chromosome 25, GarRuf1.0, whole genome shotgun sequence genomic window:
- the urahb gene encoding 5-hydroxyisourate hydrolase b → MGSSVKSSSPITTHVLNTGDGVPAERMALSLHRLDPHMAIWSLITIGNTNEDGRCPELITRDALTPGMYKIRFETGQYWESLGQSSFYPYVEIVFTISAADQSFHVPLLVSRSSYSTYRGS, encoded by the exons ATGGGTTCTTCAGTGAAAAGCAGCAGTCCCATCACTACACATGTGCTGAATACTGGGGACGGGGTCCCAGCTGAAAGAATGGCCCTTAGTTTACACCGCCTGGACCCCCACATGGCCATCTGGAGCCTCATAACTATCGG GAACACAAATGAGGATGGACGCTGTCCAGAACTAATAACTCGAGATGCCCTCACTCCAGGAATGTACAAGATCCGCTTTGAGACGGGCCAGTACTGGGAGAGTTTGGGACAGTCCAGCTTTTACCCATATGTTGAG ATTGTCTTCACTATAAGCGCTGCTGATCAGAGCTTTCATGTGCCACTGCTGGTCAGCAGATCCTCATACAGCACCTACAGAGGGAGCTAG